One window from the genome of Panthera leo isolate Ple1 chromosome D3, P.leo_Ple1_pat1.1, whole genome shotgun sequence encodes:
- the LOC122203685 gene encoding mediator of RNA polymerase II transcription subunit 15-like, giving the protein MAVPTPPPPPVPPTKQQYLCQPLLDAVLANIRSPVFNHSLYRTFVPAMTAIHGPPITAPVVCTRKRRFEDDERQSIPNVLQGEVARLDPKFLVNLDPSHCSNNGTVHLICKLDDKDLPSVPPLELSVPADYPAQSPLWIDRQWQYDANPFLQSVHRCMTSRLLQLPDKHSVTALLNTWAQSIHQACLSAA; this is encoded by the exons ATGGCAGTG CCCacgcccccaccacccccggtGCCGCCAACCAAGCAGCAGTACCTGTGCCAGCCACTCCTGGATGCCGTCCTGGCCAATATCCGCTCACCTGTCTTCAACCATTCCCTGTACCGTACATTCGTGCCAGCCATGACGGCCATCCACGGCCCACCCATTAC GGCCCCGGTGGTATGCACTCGGAAGCGTAGGTTTGAAGACGATGAACGGCAGAGCATTCCTAACGTGCTCCAGGGGGAGGTGGCCAGATTAGACCCTAAGTTCTTGGTGAACTTGGACCCATCTCACTGCAGTAACAACGGCACCGTCCACCTGATATGCAAGTTGG ATGACAAGGATCTCCCGAGCGTGCCGCCGCTGGAGCTCAGTGTGCCTGCCGACTACCCCGCCCAGAGCCCACTGTGGATTGACAGGCAGTGGCAGTACG ACGCCAACCCCTTCCTGCAGTCAGTGCACCGGTGCATGACCTCGAGGCTGCTGCAGCTCCCAGACAAGCACTCGGTCACAGCCCTGCTCAACACCTGGGCGCAGAGCATCCACCAGGCCTGCCTCTCCGCCGCCTAG
- the LOC122203374 gene encoding tubulin alpha-3 chain, which produces MRECISIHVGQAGVQIGNACWELYCLEHGIQPDGQMPSDKTIGGGDDSFNTFFSETGAGKHVPRAVFVDLEPTVVDEVRTGTYRQLFHPEQLITGKEDAANNYARGHYTIGREIVDLVLDRIRKLADLCTGLQGFLIFHSFGGGTGSGFASLLMERLSVDYGKKSKLEFAIYPAPQVSTAVVEPYNSILTTHTTLEHSDCAFMVDNEAIYDICRRNLDIERPTYTNLNRLIGQIVSSITASLRFDGALNVDLTEFQTNLVPYPRIHFPLATYAPVISAEKAYHEQLSVAEITNACFEPANQMVKCDPRHGKYMACCMLYRGDVVPKDVNAAIATIKTKRTIQFVDWCPTGFKVGINYQPPTVVPGGDLARVQRAVCMLSNTTAIAEAWARLDHKFDLMYAKRAFVHWYVGEGMEEGEFSEAREDLAALEKDYEEVGVDSVEAEAEEGEEY; this is translated from the exons ATG CGCGAGTGCATCTCTATCCACGTGGGGCAGGCAGGTGTCCAGATCGGCAATGCCTGCTGGGAACTGTACTGCCTTGAACATGGAATTCAGCCCGATGGTCAGATGCCAAGTGACAAAACCATCGGTGGTGGGGATGACTCGTTCAACACGTTCTTCAGCGAGACTGGGGCTGGCAAGCATGTGCCCAGAGCGGTGTTTGTGGACCTGGAGCCCACCGTGGTCG ATGAGGTGCGCACAGGGACCTACAGGCAGCTCTTCCACCCAGAGCAGCTGATCACCGGGAAGGAGGACGCAGCCAACAATTACGCCAGAGGCCATTATACCATCGGCAGGGAGATCGTCGACCTGGTCCTGGACCGGATCCGAAAACTG GCGGATCTGTGCACGGGGCTGCAGGGCTTCCTCATCTTCCACAGTTTCGGGGGCGGCACCGGCTCTGGGTTTGCGTCCCTGCTCATGGAGCGGCTGTCGGTGGACTACGGCAAGAAGTCCAAGCTGGAGTTTGCCATCTACCCGGCCCCCCAGGTGTCCACGGCCGTGGTGGAGCCCTACAACTCCATCCTGACCACCCACACGACCCTGGAGCATTCTGACTGTGCCTTCATGGTGGACAACGAAGCCATCTACGACATATGCCGGCGCAACCTGGATATCGAGCGGCCCACGTACACCAACCTTAATCGCCTGATCGGGCAGATCGTGTCCTCCATCACGGCCTCCCTGCGATTCGATGGGGCCCTGAACGTGGACTTGACGGAATTCCAGACCAACCTGGTCCCCTACCCCCGCATCCACTTCCCCCTGGCCACCTACGCCCCGGTCATCTCAGCGGAGAAGGCGTACCACGAGCAGCTGTCTGTGGCCGAGATCACCAATGCCTGTTTTGAGCCGGCTAACCAGATGGTCAAGTGTGACCCTCGGCACGGCAAGTATATGGCCTGCTGCATGTTGTACAGGGGGGACGTGGTCCCGAAAGATGTCAACGCAGCCATCGCCACCATCAAGACCAAGCGCACCATCCAGTTTGTGGATTGGTGCCCGACTGGATTTAAG GTGGGCATCAACTACCAACCCCCGACTGTCGTTCCCGGAGGGGACCTGGCCAGGGTGCAGCGGGCCGTGTGCATGCTGAGCAACACTACCGCCATTGCCGAGGCCTGGGCCCGCCTAGACCATAAGTTTGACCTCATGTATGCAAAGCGAGCCTTTGTGCACTGGTACGTGGGGGAAGGCATGGAGGAAGGGGAGTTCTCCGAGGCCCGGGAGGACCTGGCAGCTCTGGAGAAAGATTATGAAGAGGTGGGTGTGGATTCCGTGGAAGCAGAGGCTGAAGAAGGGGAAGAATACTGA
- the THAP7 gene encoding THAP domain-containing protein 7, whose protein sequence is MPRHCSAAGCCTRDTRETRNRGISFHRLPKKDNPRRGLWLANCQRLDPSGQGLWDPASEYIYFCSKHFEENCFELVGISGYHRLKEGAVPTIFESFSKLRRTTKTKGHSYPPGPPDVSRLRRCRKRCSEGRGPTTPFSPPPPADVACFPVEEASAPAALPASPTGRLEAGLSSPFSDLLGPLGAQADEAGCSAQPSPEREPERQPSPLEPRPVSPSAYMLRLPPPAGAYIQNEHSYQVGSALLWKRRAEAALDALDKAQRQLQACKRREQRLRLRLNKLQQERAREKRAQADARQTLKEHVQDFAMQLSNSMA, encoded by the exons ATGCCGCGTCACTGCTCCGCCGCCGGCTGCTGCACAAGGGACACGCGCGAGACGCGCAACCGCGGCATCTCTTTCCACAG ACTTCCCAAGAAGGACAACCCGAGGCGAGGCTTGTGGCTGGCCAACTGCCAGCGGCTGGACCCCAGCGGCCAGGGCCTGTGGGACCCGGCTTCCGAGTACATCTACTTCTGCTCCAAGCACTTCGAGGAGAACTGCTTTGAGCTGGTGGGAATCAG CGGGTATCACAGGCTGAAGGAGGGGGCAGTTCCCACAATATTTGAGTCCTTCTCCAAGTTACGCCGGACAACCAAGACCAAGGGGCACAGTTACCCACCTGGCCCCCCCGACGTCAGCCGGCTCCGGCGATGCAGGAAGCG ctGCTCTGAGGGCCGTGGGCCCACGACTCCATTTTCTCCACCACCACCTGCTGATGTCGCCTGCTTTCCTGTGGAAGAGGCCTCAGCACCTGCTGCTTTGCCTGCCTCCCCCACTGGGAGACTGGAGGCTGGCCTCAGCAGCCCCTTCTCAGACCTCTTGGGGCCCTTGGGTGCCCAGGCAGAtgaagcaggctgcagtgccCAGCCCTCGCCGGAGCGGGAGCCAGAGCGGCAGCCATCCCCCCTTGAGCCACGGCCTGTCTCCCCCTCAGCCTACATGCTTCGTCTCCCACCCCCAGCCGGAGCCTATATCCAGAATGAGCACAGCTACCAGGTGGGCAGTGCCCTGCTCTGGAAACGGCGGGCTGAGGCCGCACTTGATGCCCTGGACAAGGCCCAGCGCCAGCTGCAGGCTTGCAAGCGGCGAGAGcagcggctgcggctgcggctgaaCAAGCTGCAGCAAGAGCGGGCACGGGAGAAGCGGGCACAGGCAGATGCCCGCCAGACTCTGAAGGAGCATGTGCAGGACTTTGCCATGCAGCTGAGCAACAGCATGGCTTGA